A DNA window from Tenuifilaceae bacterium CYCD contains the following coding sequences:
- the sucD_2 gene encoding succinate--CoA ligase [ADP-forming] subunit alpha, which translates to MSILVDKYSRVIVQGFTGSEGSFHATQMIEYGTNVVGGVTPGKEGQTHLNLPVFNTVSNAVKATNADVSIIFVPPAYAADGILEAAAAGVKLIVCISEGIPILDMVKVKHILNDYPVTRLIGPNCPGVITPGEAKVGIMPGFIHKKGHTGVISRSGTLAYEAVDQLTKLGLGQSSGVGIGGDPIIGTSVLDAVKLFMADSETYGIVMIGEIGGCMETEAAQWIKDNGTKPVVGFIAGQTAPKGRRMGHAGAIIGGVDDTAAAKMKVMHECGIHVVESPADIGRTMFKALK; encoded by the coding sequence ATGAGCATACTTGTAGATAAATACTCAAGAGTTATTGTTCAGGGTTTTACTGGAAGTGAAGGTTCGTTTCATGCTACACAGATGATTGAGTATGGTACCAACGTGGTAGGTGGAGTTACGCCCGGAAAAGAAGGGCAAACGCACTTAAACCTACCAGTTTTTAATACTGTATCCAATGCAGTTAAAGCAACAAACGCTGATGTGTCTATAATCTTTGTTCCGCCAGCCTATGCTGCTGATGGAATCCTAGAGGCTGCAGCGGCTGGAGTTAAGTTGATTGTTTGTATAAGCGAAGGAATTCCAATATTGGACATGGTAAAGGTTAAGCATATTCTTAATGATTATCCTGTTACAAGATTAATAGGACCTAATTGTCCAGGAGTAATAACACCAGGTGAGGCTAAAGTAGGTATTATGCCAGGTTTTATCCATAAAAAAGGACATACTGGGGTGATATCCCGATCGGGAACTTTGGCCTACGAAGCGGTGGATCAGCTTACAAAACTGGGGCTTGGACAAAGTTCGGGAGTTGGAATTGGCGGTGATCCAATAATCGGGACATCTGTGCTTGATGCAGTTAAACTATTTATGGCCGATTCAGAAACCTATGGCATTGTTATGATTGGAGAAATTGGTGGATGTATGGAGACCGAGGCTGCGCAATGGATTAAAGATAATGGAACAAAGCCTGTAGTTGGCTTTATTGCAGGACAAACTGCACCAAAGGGACGCAGAATGGGGCATGCGGGAGCTATAATTGGAGGAGTTGACGATACCGCTGCTGCCAAAATGAAGGTGATGCATGAATGTGGAATTCATGTTGTTGAGTCGCCAGCCGATATTGGTAGAACAATGTTTAAAGCCTTAAAGTAA